One genomic segment of Elgaria multicarinata webbii isolate HBS135686 ecotype San Diego chromosome 9, rElgMul1.1.pri, whole genome shotgun sequence includes these proteins:
- the MGAT3 gene encoding beta-1,4-mannosyl-glycoprotein 4-beta-N-acetylglucosaminyltransferase: protein MKMRRHKLFLTLCMAGLCLISFLHFLKALSYVTFPRELASLSPNLVSNFFWNNAPVTPQVSPEPGGPEFLRTPLYSHSPLLQPLSPSRAGEELHKAEFVLPEDTAEYFVHTKAGGVCFKSGTKVLEKPLVGRPEEKIEGAASGRISRKPLSASGTKRRKWVECVCLPGWHGPSCGVPTVVQYSNLPTKDRLTPREVPRRVINAINVNHEFDLLDVRFHELGDVVDAFVVCESNFTAYGEPRPLKFREMLLNGSFDYIRHKVLYVFLDHFPPGGRQDGWIADDYLRTFLTRDGISRLRNGRPDDVFIIDDADEIPGRDGVLFLKLYDGWTEPFAFHMRKSLYGFFWKQPGTLEVVSGCTVGMLQNVYATDGIRLRRREYYTMPGFRQYENSTGHILVQWSLGSPLHFAGWHCSWCFTPEGIYFKLVSAQNGDFPRWGDYEDKRDLNYIRELIRTGGWFDGTTQEYPPADPKEQMYAPKYLLKNYQRFRYLLENPYQKAEGAG, encoded by the coding sequence ATGAAGATGAGACGCCACAAGCTCTTTTTGACTTTGTGCATGGCTGGTCTTTGCCTTATCTCCTTCCTTCACTTCCTGAAGGCGCTCTCCTATGTCACATTCCCCAGAGAACTGGCATCACTGAGCCCCAACTTGGTTTCTAACTTTTTCTGGAACAATGCACCTGTCACACCTCAGGTCAGCCCTGAACCTGGGGGTCCAGAGTTCCTGCGGACACCCCTGTACTCCCATTCACCTCTGCTACAGCCCCTCTCCCCGAGCAGAGCTGGCGAGGAGCTGCACAAAGCCGAATTTGTGCTGCCCGAAGACACTGCAGAATACTTTGTACACACCAAAGCTGGTGGGGTGTGCTTCAAGTCAGGCACCAAGGTGTTGGAGAAGCCACTCGTGGGCCGgccagaagagaaaattgagggagCCGCTTCCGGGCGCATCAGCCGGAAACCTCTGAGCGCCAGTGGGACAAAGCGACGTAAGTGGGTGGAGTGCGTGTGCCTCCCTGGCTGGCACGGGCCTAGCTGTGGGGTGCCCACTGTGGTGCAATACTCAAATCTCCCCACTAAAGACCGCCTGACCCCACGGGAGGTACCACGGAGGGTCATTAATGCCATTAACGTCAATCATGAATTTGACCTCTTGGATGTGCGTTTCCATGAGCTGGGTGATGTGGTTGATGCCTTTGTGGTGTGCGAATCAAATTTCACCGCGTATGGGGAACCGCGCCCTCTCAAGTTCCGTGAGATGTTGCTCAATGGCTCCTTTGACTACATCCGCCACAAGGTGCTCTATGTCTTCCTGGATCACTTCCCCCCTGGTGGGCGCCAGGACGGCTGGATTGCCGACGACTATCTGCGCACTTTCCTGACTCGGGATGGCATCTCCCGCCTCCGCAATGGGCGGCCTGATGACGTTTTCATCATTGACGATGCGGACGAAATCCCAGGCCGTGACGGCGTGCTCTTCCTCAAGCTCTACGATGGTTGGACAGAGCCCTTTGCTTTTCATATGCGCAAATCTCTCTATGGCTTCTTCTGGAAGCAGCCTGGCACCCTGGAGGTGGTTTCTGGTTGCACCGTGGGAATGCTCCAAAATGTTTATGCCACTGACGGGATTCGGCTACGCCGGAGAGAGTACTATACCATGCCCGGCTTTCGGCAGTATGAGAACAGCACAGGTCACATCCTGGTACAGTGGTCCCTGGGCAGCCCGCTCCACTTTGCCGGCTGGCACTGCTCTTGGTGTTTTACACCCGAAGGAATCTACTTTAAACTGGTGTCAGCCCAGAACGGGGACTTTCCCCGCTGGGGTGATTATGAGGACAAGCGAGACCTTAACTATATCCGGGAGCTAATCCGGACTGGCGGGTGGTTTGATGGCACCACCCAGGAGTACCCTCCTGCAGACCCCAAAGAACAAATGTACGCTCCCAAATATCTGCTGAAGAACTATCAGCGGTTTCGTTACTTACTGGAGAACCCCTACCAGAAGGCAGAGGGGgctgggtga